From a single Candoia aspera isolate rCanAsp1 chromosome 2, rCanAsp1.hap2, whole genome shotgun sequence genomic region:
- the NIPAL4 gene encoding magnesium transporter NIPA4 — translation MELPEPLWVNRSCASGSLFTLACLNHHAVCQIIKNVSSPVSPHTNLTLNSNWMVQVEDKYGFYIGLALAIFSSFLIGTSVILKKKGLCRLVEKGGTRAGDGGHGYLRDWLWWAGLLTMGGGEAANFAAYAFAAATIVTPLGALSVLISAILSSYLLGEQLNLLGKLGCMLSIVGSTVLVIHAPEEEEITTLGEMFSKLKEPGFLVYASILLVISLVLIFFVAPRYGQTNLLIYLSICSVIGAFSVSSVKGLGIAIKGFFTHQPVLQDPLTWILVFTLVVSITTQINYLNKALDIFNTSMVFPIYYVLFTTIVITTSVILFKEWIAMSVVDIIGTVCGFLTIILGVFLLHAFKDMDVSLKNLPQPFQTSNETPAIKDDKNILIELDNPDTKAHNKPKVFMIFS, via the exons ATGGAGCTACCCGAGCCGCTGTGGGTGAACAGGAGCTGCGCCAGCG GCTCCCTGTTCACTTTGGCTTGCCTGAATCATCATGCTGTTTGCCAAATCATTAAGAATGTCAGTTCTCCAGTTTCACCCCATACAAATCTTACTTTAAACTCCAACTGGATGGTACAAGTTGAAGACAAATATGGGTTTTACATCGGCTTGGCCTTGGCCATCTTTTCAAGCTTTCTCATTGGCACTAGTGTCATCCTCAAAAAGAAAGGACTGTGTCGGTTGGTGGAGAAAGGAGGCACCAGGGCTG GAGATGGAGGTCATGGCTATCTAAGAGACTGGTTGTGGTGGGCTGGTTTACTAACCA TGGGTGGAGGAGAGGCCGCCAACTTTGCCGCATATGCCTTTGCAGCTGCAACAATTGTCACACCACTTGGGGCGCTGAGTGTGCTCATAAG TGCCATTTTGTCCTCTTATTTGCTTGGAGAACAGCTGAACTTACTGGGCAAACTGGGCTGCATGCTGAGCATTGTGGGTAGTACCGTTCTTGTGATTCATGCTCCAGAAGAAGAGGAAATCACCACATTGGGAGAAATGTTTTCAAAACTGAAGGAACCAG GTTTTCTTGTTTATGCCAGCATCCTTTTGGTTATCAGCCTAGTTCTGATCTTTTTTGTAGCACCACGTTATGGCCAGACCAATCTTCTCATCTACCTCTCCATCTGTTCTGTGATTGGGGCTTTCTCCGTCTCTTCTGTCAAAGGGCTGGGCATTGCCATCAAGGGTTTTTTCACTCACCAGCCTGTTCTACAAGACCCATTGACCTGGATTCTTGTCTTCACACTGGTGGTTTCTATTACTACTCAGATCAACTACCTCAATAAAGCTCTGGACATCTTCAATACCTCTATGGTCTTTCCCATTTACTATGTGCTGTTCACCACTATTGTCATCACAACTTCAGTTATCCTTTTTAAAGAGTGGATCGCCATGTCTGTAGTAGACATTATTGGGACAGTATGTGGATTTCTTACCATTATTTTAGGAGTGTTTTTACTCCATGCCTTCAAAGATATGGATGTCAGTTTGAAGAATCTGCCACAACCTTTCCAAACATCTAACGAGACACCAGCAATTAAGGATGACAAGAACATTTTAATAGAGCTGGATAATCCAGACACCAAGGCTCATAACAAACCCAAAGTATTCATGATCTTCAGTTGA